TTGGAATGCATCATCTATATGGGTGCCCAAGATATGGAAAGACAATCACTTAATGTTTTCAGAATGCGGCTTCTTGGGGCTGAGGTTTGTTTTCTGGAGACCTAATTTTTCTGGTGTTGAAAGTAAGAATATTTTGCTTTTTCTCATATCCTGATAGGAAAAATATGAAGGCAGTTGTCTTCTACTTGACTTTAATAACAAATGTAATGGATCTTTAGTCTTTATCAGCAATTTCCTCCTTTTCAGATTTTGTTTCTGCCTGATGTTCCTTCCTCTGTAATGATGAACTTAAATTTAAAGGACAACACACCTTCCATTTGTACTAGTGGATGAATATTTAAACGAATCACTGCTTCTGttttttttctctttgtttaTAGAGCGTTTTTTGAGAACTATGTTTCTCTTCATATAGGTGAGGGCAGTCCATTCTGGGACAGCCACATTGAAGGATGCTACATCAGAAGCTATAAGGGACTGGGTGACTAATGTGGAGACAACCCACTATATTTTGGGCTCTGTTGCTGGGCCTCATCCGTATCCCATGATGGTCAGGGAGTTCCATAAAGTGATTGGTAGAGAAACAAGAAAACAAGCACTAGAGAAATGGGGTGGAAAACCTGATGTGCTGGTAGCATGTGTTGGTGGCGGTTCAAACGCTATGGGACTATTCCATGAGTTTGTTGAAGACAAGGTAGTTAGGTTGATTGGTGTTGAGGCGGCTGGTTTTGGATTGGACAGTGGTAAGCATGCTGCAACATTGACCAAAGGCGAAATTGGTGTGTTGCATGGTGCTATGAGCTACCTACTACAGGATGATGATGGACAGATAATTGAGCCTCATTCTATTAGCGCAGGGTATGACAATTTAATGGAATTCTTGTCAATACTTAATTTTGTGTGACTTACACATTTTTTACTTTTAACTAAATTCATGTGTTGCATTTAGCTTGGATTACCCTGGGGTTGGACCTGAGCACAGTTTTCTCAAGGATATTGGACGTGCTGAATACCATAGTGTTACCGATGATGAAGCATTGGAAGGTATGAATGTAGGATCCCAGAACATTATTTTGCTATAGGAACTAAATGCTTTTCGACATATGCAACATTATCATTGATGCTCATTGTCCCTAGTTGGCCTTTTATTACATTTCGAAGCTTACTTCCAATTTGGATAACAAAGAACTAACTATTGTGCTTTTATCATTTACTAGTCAGTCCATGTCCCAGAAACACCCATGGCGTTCTACCTATTGctaccattttttatttattttgatgtatAACTTCTCTCAGTCCAAGTCAAATCCTCTATTCCTATCAACATTTCCTTGTTTAACATAATTCCCTCGTTTGTGCAGCTTTTAAAAGGCTATCTCGGCTAGAGGGCATTATCCCAGCTTTGGAGACTTCTCATGCACTTGCTTACTTGGAAAAGTTGTGCCCAACTCTCCCAGATGGAACCAAAGTTGTACTCAATTGCAGTGGTAGAGGGGATAAGGATGTTCATACAGCCATCAAGCATTTGCAGGTTTGATGTTCCATATCAAATGAACCAAAGGGTCATCTCCGTTTTCAGTATCCTAGAGCTTTTACTTCAAGATCTCCTCTGCTTTAGATCCTGCGTTTTGAGCAAGTCAGTGAAGCTACTTAGAGGCTGCTTTTCTTTCTTTCTGGTATGTCATTATTTTTAATAGGTAATGTGAAAATGCCTTtctagtttccttttagtttgtagTCACAGAGGATAGGATGCTTTATTGTTTCTTTAAAATAAAGTTCTTTGACAGAATGCTATACTTGGTGATGACCAAACAGATTTTGTGATACTAAGTTGAAATTATTCTATCAAGCATGgaaagatttttatttttttaaaatccagCTGAATCATTTTATAAATTTGAGTAGGCAATTCATGTCATCTTAATAGAACTTTTCTGTTCGAATTTCCTTCATTGGTCTTAATGAGGAAGATAGGGACCTCCAATTTTTCTACAGTTTATCCATTTAATAAACTCAGCATGGTTCAGAAACCTCAATCCCTAAACGTACTGTGCATCTAACCGCACCAAATCCTTGCAACACaacttcttcatttttttttgaaataaaaaagaaaactgtTAGAAAGTAAGTTAAAAGAAACATATACATTGATCTGCCCATGTCTTTCCTTTGCTTCTTAATAATTTTTAGGAAATTTCTCAAGAACCATATACAGTGACCTACCCAGGCCCTTtacttttttcattttttttattaatattacttagccttaattttttttttccaaacggttTAAAATTAGGACAAAGTGGCGCATTTTTCAATGATTGATGTAGTACAGGGATTTCTATTACGCAAAAAAGTTGTGGAAAAAATTTCTACCTATCTTAATGATTACTACAATATAATAGAAGCATGAATATAATTGGGAAGAGTGGGAAGAGTGGGAAGAGTGCAATTtcatttctctaatttttttttgctttttgtCTCATCTTTATTCACTTTtacattttcttttatttatttatctcatCTTAGTTTTATATACTTAGATCAAGATTTAACATACTATGGACATATATTGAAGAATTTATACttctaataattaataattatctgATCAATATAATAATTAATTCGACTATTTTAAGGTGAACGGAATGTATCCCTAACGAACAAAATTCAGTCCCTTATTACATGTGTCATGATAATATAGCTGGTAGTATTGAAAGATTTTAGGGAAATTTGCGACATAACTCTTTATGTAGTTGTTTTTGTTGCACTTGAATGCCTAAGtaaaaattttggcagcataatTCCCTACTGTTAATGTTTTGGTACAGTGATCATTATCTGGTCGTTAACTATGTTCTAGAGACACGTGGCCGCACTAAATTGGATAAATATTTAAAGTCAAATTAGCGGTATAACTTTCTATGTATTTATACTTGTTGCACTTAAATGCATAAGTATTTCTTTTTTACATAATTATTTGAAaaacttaattattttttaaactttttttaggttttaattaaccattttaaattcaaatttttatcCAATTTGGTGCGGCTACTTGTCTCCATATAAATTTGTAGAAATTGAAACTATTCTTGTAATTGATTCAAAAGttgaaataatttttattaactttattttaaatttaatctttttcaatttaaaataaaataaaaattaaatttgaaattaataaaatatttcaaTTTTTGAAATAATTAAATGGAGTTATGCTATCAAAAACTTTATTTAGGCATTTATATGCAACAAATATAACTACATAGGGTGTTATGCTGCGAAattcacttaatttttttttttatctaatctAGTGTGACCGCATGTTCGAGGAACACAATTAACGCCAAGAAGTGACGACTGAACCAAAACATTGACAGTAGGGAGTTATGCTGCAAAAAAATTTACTTaagtatttaagtgcaacaaataCAACTATATAAGGGGTTATGCTGCAAATTTCCCAAGATTTTATAAGCAAGAGGAAAACAATAATAATAGCTACATAGCTTCTTAGGGTGAGGCCATGAAGGTAATAATCACAGGTTGAATATTTTCAAATAAGTAAATAATTATGGT
The Humulus lupulus chromosome 6, drHumLupu1.1, whole genome shotgun sequence DNA segment above includes these coding regions:
- the LOC133782478 gene encoding tryptophan synthase beta chain 1, which gives rise to MAASTCSSSAICNPPKLPKLPFSSSSSSSSTSVSQLSFKFRKITSRATRTSISCTLIHDPVMQDLPPTLDLPRPDSFGRFGKYGGKYVPETLMYALTELETAFQSLAGDEDFERELNGILKDYVGRESPLYFAERLTEHYRRADGKGPHIYLKREDLNHTGAHKINNAVAQALLAKRLGKKRIIAETGAGQHGVATATVCARFGLECIIYMGAQDMERQSLNVFRMRLLGAEVRAVHSGTATLKDATSEAIRDWVTNVETTHYILGSVAGPHPYPMMVREFHKVIGRETRKQALEKWGGKPDVLVACVGGGSNAMGLFHEFVEDKVVRLIGVEAAGFGLDSGKHAATLTKGEIGVLHGAMSYLLQDDDGQIIEPHSISAGLDYPGVGPEHSFLKDIGRAEYHSVTDDEALEAFKRLSRLEGIIPALETSHALAYLEKLCPTLPDGTKVVLNCSGRGDKDVHTAIKHLQV